One Pseudomonas muyukensis DNA segment encodes these proteins:
- a CDS encoding CheR family methyltransferase codes for MNEQRFFRFLQERIGLDVESVGAPMIERALRQRCTLLQAADLDDYWLRLQQSAEEQQALIEAVIVPETWFFRYPESFTALAGLAHKRVAELAGARPLRILSLPCSTGEEPYSIAMALLDAGINPGAFRIDGIDISPSSVAKGEQGVYGRNSFRGTDLAFRERYFSEAGEAHRLAERVRQQVSLQVGNVLDPLLKGREGLYDFVFCRNLLIYFDVPTQQRVFEVLKHLTHGQGVLFIGPAEGSLLARLGMRPLGIAQSFAYVRQDNPPAPAPVSKPLPVARQPAPANPSPRLVALPPRLPPPRPTVAAKPAAAEGEAQLLAAIARHANAGDSAQAREGCERYLRHFAPKAQIFYWLGLLSDTQGEVAQAITHYRKALYLEPQHPEALVHLAALLASQGDEVGARRLQERAARAGRESER; via the coding sequence ATGAACGAACAACGTTTTTTCCGGTTCTTGCAGGAGCGCATCGGCCTGGATGTGGAGTCGGTTGGCGCGCCCATGATCGAGCGTGCCTTGCGTCAGCGCTGCACGCTGCTGCAGGCCGCCGACCTGGATGACTACTGGCTGCGCCTGCAGCAGTCTGCCGAAGAGCAGCAGGCGCTGATCGAGGCGGTCATCGTCCCGGAGACCTGGTTCTTCCGTTATCCCGAATCCTTCACCGCCCTGGCCGGGCTGGCCCACAAGCGCGTGGCCGAATTGGCCGGCGCGCGGCCGCTGCGTATCCTCAGCCTGCCGTGCTCGACCGGCGAGGAGCCCTACTCGATCGCCATGGCGCTGCTCGATGCCGGGATCAATCCGGGTGCGTTTCGCATCGACGGCATCGACATCAGCCCCAGCTCGGTGGCCAAGGGCGAGCAGGGCGTGTATGGGCGCAATTCCTTCCGCGGCACTGACCTGGCGTTTCGCGAGCGCTACTTCAGCGAAGCCGGCGAGGCCCATCGCCTTGCCGAGCGGGTGCGCCAGCAGGTCAGCCTGCAGGTGGGCAATGTGCTCGACCCACTGCTCAAGGGGCGCGAGGGCCTGTATGACTTTGTGTTCTGCCGCAACCTGCTGATCTATTTCGATGTACCGACCCAGCAGCGGGTGTTCGAGGTGCTCAAGCACCTGACCCACGGCCAGGGCGTGCTGTTCATCGGGCCAGCCGAAGGCAGCCTGCTGGCGCGCCTGGGCATGCGCCCGCTGGGCATTGCCCAGTCGTTCGCCTATGTACGCCAGGACAACCCGCCTGCGCCTGCGCCGGTCAGCAAGCCACTGCCCGTTGCGCGCCAACCTGCGCCGGCGAACCCGTCGCCGCGGCTCGTGGCGCTGCCGCCACGGCTGCCGCCGCCCCGCCCCACGGTGGCGGCGAAACCCGCCGCGGCCGAAGGCGAGGCGCAGTTGCTGGCGGCTATCGCTCGCCATGCCAATGCCGGGGACAGTGCGCAGGCCCGCGAAGGCTGCGAGCGCTACCTGCGCCACTTTGCGCCCAAGGCGCAGATCTTCTACTGGCTGGGGTTGCTCAGCGACACCCAGGGCGAAGTCGCCCAGGCCATCACCCATTACCGCAAGGCCCTGTACCTCGAACCCCAGCACCCGGAAGCGCTGGTGCACCTGGCCGCGCTGCTGGCCTCGCAAGGGGACGAGGTGGGCGCCCGGCGCCTGCAGGAACGTGCGGCGCGGGCTGGCAGGGAGTCTGAACGATGA
- a CDS encoding chemotaxis protein CheW — MNDLPARAPQASADHGVLYLQFRIADQRFALDAREVIEVLPRRALKPIAQAPAWVAGVLAHRGALIPVIDLSALSFAVPAAARSSTRLVLVHYRQGLQLGLILEQATDTLRCDPEAFQPYGLDNGEARYLGPVRQDARGLLQRIRVDDLLSDQVQALLYPAEPGQVPT, encoded by the coding sequence ATGAACGACTTGCCTGCCCGCGCGCCCCAAGCCTCGGCTGACCATGGTGTGCTGTACCTGCAATTTCGCATCGCCGACCAGCGCTTTGCCCTGGATGCGCGCGAGGTGATCGAGGTACTGCCGCGCCGTGCCCTGAAACCCATCGCCCAGGCCCCGGCCTGGGTGGCCGGCGTGCTCGCCCATCGTGGCGCGTTGATACCGGTGATCGACCTCTCGGCGCTGAGCTTCGCCGTGCCAGCGGCGGCGCGCAGCAGCACGCGGCTGGTCCTGGTGCACTATCGCCAGGGCTTGCAGCTGGGGCTGATCCTTGAACAGGCCACCGATACCCTGCGCTGCGACCCCGAGGCGTTCCAGCCCTATGGCCTGGACAACGGCGAGGCCCGTTACCTGGGGCCGGTGCGCCAGGATGCGCGGGGGCTGCTGCAGCGCATCCGGGTGGACGACCTGCTCAGCGACCAAGTGCAGGCGTTGTTGTACCCGGCCGAGCCTGGGCAGGTGCCCACATGA
- a CDS encoding methyl-accepting chemotaxis protein, whose translation MKNWTLRQRILASFAVIIAIMLLMIVAAYSRLVAIESSEEAVGSDSIPGLYYSSMIRSAWVDSYVTSQQLVGLSNHREFTTADQQLFDSFDDRLKKHMASYQATIREASDQAAFDEFTRLEEAYVKLVDQVLATYQQKNYAEAQRLIAEVLTPAWKEGRQHLNEVIERNRESADAATNQIVGAVTTAKGSMIVSLLLAIVAAGVCGLLLMRAITAPMLRIVHALDRLRSGDLSMRLSLDRKDEFGAIEGGFNEMAESLANLVSQAQRSSVQVTTSVTEIAATSKQQQATATETAATTTEIGATSREIAATSRDLVRTMTEVTSAADQASSLAGSGQQGLARMEETMHQVMGAADLVNAKLAILNEKASNITQMVVTIVKVADQTNLLSLNAAIEAEKAGEYGRGFAVVATEVRRLADQTAVATYDIEQMVREIQSAVSAGVMGMDKFSEEVRRGMFEVQQVGEQLSQIIHQVQALAPRVLMVNEGMQAQATGAEQINQALAQLSDASTQTVESLRQASFAIDELSQVAAGLRGGVSRFKV comes from the coding sequence GTGAAGAACTGGACCTTGCGCCAACGGATCCTGGCAAGTTTCGCCGTGATCATCGCCATCATGCTGCTGATGATCGTGGCCGCGTATTCGCGGTTGGTGGCGATCGAGTCCAGCGAGGAGGCGGTCGGCTCCGACAGCATTCCTGGCCTCTACTACAGCTCGATGATCCGTAGCGCCTGGGTCGACAGCTATGTCACCAGCCAGCAGTTGGTGGGCCTGTCCAACCACCGCGAATTCACCACTGCCGACCAGCAGTTGTTCGACAGCTTCGACGATCGACTCAAGAAGCACATGGCCAGTTACCAGGCGACCATTCGCGAGGCCAGTGACCAGGCTGCCTTCGACGAATTCACCCGCTTGGAAGAAGCCTACGTCAAGCTCGTCGACCAAGTGCTGGCCACCTACCAGCAGAAGAACTATGCCGAGGCCCAGCGCCTGATCGCCGAGGTGCTTACCCCGGCCTGGAAGGAAGGGCGCCAGCACCTGAACGAGGTGATCGAGCGCAACCGCGAGTCCGCCGATGCCGCCACCAACCAAATCGTCGGTGCCGTGACCACGGCCAAAGGCAGCATGATCGTCTCGCTGCTGCTGGCGATCGTCGCGGCCGGTGTGTGTGGCCTGCTGCTGATGCGCGCGATCACCGCGCCCATGCTGCGTATCGTGCATGCCCTGGACCGCCTGCGTTCGGGCGACCTGAGCATGCGCCTGAGCCTGGACCGCAAGGATGAGTTCGGCGCCATCGAGGGCGGTTTCAACGAGATGGCCGAGTCGCTGGCCAACCTGGTGTCCCAGGCCCAGCGTTCGTCGGTGCAGGTGACCACTTCGGTCACCGAGATCGCCGCCACCTCCAAGCAGCAACAGGCCACCGCCACCGAAACCGCCGCCACCACCACCGAGATCGGCGCCACTTCGCGGGAAATCGCCGCGACCTCCCGCGACCTGGTGCGTACCATGACCGAGGTCACCAGCGCCGCCGACCAGGCCTCGAGCCTGGCCGGTTCCGGCCAGCAGGGCCTGGCGCGCATGGAGGAGACCATGCACCAGGTAATGGGCGCCGCCGACCTGGTCAACGCCAAGCTGGCGATCCTCAACGAGAAGGCCAGCAACATCACCCAGATGGTGGTCACCATCGTCAAGGTGGCCGACCAGACCAACCTGCTGTCGCTCAATGCCGCCATCGAGGCGGAGAAAGCCGGCGAGTATGGCCGTGGTTTCGCCGTGGTCGCCACCGAGGTGCGTCGCCTGGCCGACCAGACCGCCGTGGCCACCTACGACATCGAGCAGATGGTGCGCGAGATCCAGTCGGCGGTGTCGGCCGGGGTGATGGGCATGGACAAGTTCTCCGAGGAAGTGCGCCGCGGCATGTTCGAGGTGCAGCAGGTGGGTGAACAACTGAGCCAGATCATTCACCAGGTCCAGGCCTTGGCGCCGCGGGTGCTGATGGTCAACGAAGGTATGCAGGCCCAGGCCACCGGTGCCGAGCAGATCAACCAGGCACTGGCCCAGCTCAGCGACGCCAGCACCCAGACCGTCGAATCGCTGCGTCAGGCAAGCTTTGCCATCGATGAGCTGAGCCAGGTGGCGGCGGGCCTGCGCGGCGGTGTATCGCGGTTCAAAGTCTGA
- a CDS encoding tellurite resistance TerB family protein, giving the protein MNTRGLLDQLLRSGQSLLQEHQGKRASDKGTAGLGSLLSGAGGGALAAGAMGLLLGSKQARKYGGKALTYGGLAALGVLAYKAYGNWQARQGEGNREPQTLDRLPPAQAEQHSQAVLRALVAAAKSDGHIDERERALIEGEFTRLDSDRELQHWLHAELNKPLDPAEVARAAQTPEMAAEMYLASVMMVDQENFMERAYLDELARQLRLDPVLRQELENQVRLAAGQ; this is encoded by the coding sequence ATGAACACTCGCGGTCTGCTCGATCAATTGCTCAGATCCGGTCAGTCGCTGTTGCAGGAGCATCAAGGCAAGCGCGCCAGTGACAAGGGCACGGCAGGCCTGGGCAGCCTGCTTTCCGGTGCCGGCGGTGGCGCCCTGGCGGCCGGGGCCATGGGCCTGCTGCTGGGCAGCAAGCAAGCGCGCAAGTACGGCGGCAAGGCCCTCACCTATGGCGGCCTGGCCGCGCTCGGTGTGCTGGCCTACAAGGCCTACGGCAACTGGCAGGCACGCCAGGGCGAGGGTAATCGCGAGCCGCAGACCCTCGACCGCCTGCCGCCGGCCCAGGCCGAGCAGCATAGCCAGGCGGTATTGCGGGCACTGGTGGCGGCGGCCAAGTCCGATGGCCATATCGATGAACGCGAACGGGCGTTGATCGAAGGCGAGTTCACCCGCCTGGACAGCGATCGCGAGTTGCAGCACTGGCTGCATGCCGAGCTGAACAAGCCACTGGACCCGGCCGAGGTGGCCCGCGCCGCGCAGACCCCGGAGATGGCCGCCGAGATGTACCTGGCCAGCGTGATGATGGTCGACCAGGAAAACTTCATGGAGCGCGCCTACCTCGATGAGTTGGCCCGTCAGTTGCGCCTCGACCCGGTTTTGCGTCAGGAGCTGGAGAACCAGGTCCGGCTTGCCGCGGGTCAATGA
- a CDS encoding NADH:flavin oxidoreductase/NADH oxidase, producing the protein MSLLLEPYTLRQLTLPNRIAVSPMCQYSAVDGLANDWHLVHLGSRAVGGAGLVISEAVAVTADGRITAEDLGLWHDEQIKPLQRITRFITAQGAVPGIQLAHAGRKASTHRPWLGQHGSVKPEHGGWQPVGPSKIAFDPEHTPPRELSQDEIQGVINAFVSATERALKAGFKVVEIHAAHGYLLHQFLSPLSNQRRDHYGSCFENRIRLTLQVTEAVRKAWPEALPLFVRVSATDWVEDGWNPDETVELARRLRGLGVDLIDVSSGGTSVNAEIPTGPGYQTRFAERVRKESEIATGTVGMITEPAQAEHILRTGQADVIFLARELLRDPYWPLHADDDLGGNKATWPAQYQRATSRANPIHESDLRD; encoded by the coding sequence ATGAGCCTGCTGCTTGAGCCCTACACCCTGCGTCAATTGACCCTGCCCAACCGCATCGCCGTATCCCCAATGTGTCAGTACTCCGCCGTGGACGGCCTGGCCAACGACTGGCACCTGGTCCACCTGGGCAGCCGCGCCGTTGGCGGCGCTGGCCTGGTGATCAGCGAGGCCGTGGCGGTCACCGCCGACGGGCGCATCACTGCCGAAGACCTCGGCTTGTGGCATGACGAGCAGATCAAACCCCTGCAACGCATCACCCGCTTCATCACCGCCCAAGGCGCCGTCCCCGGCATCCAGCTGGCCCATGCCGGACGCAAGGCCAGCACCCATCGCCCCTGGCTCGGCCAGCACGGCAGCGTCAAGCCCGAACACGGCGGCTGGCAACCGGTGGGGCCGTCGAAGATCGCCTTCGACCCCGAACACACGCCACCGCGGGAACTGAGCCAAGACGAGATCCAGGGCGTCATCAACGCGTTCGTGTCAGCCACCGAACGCGCTTTGAAAGCAGGCTTCAAGGTGGTGGAAATCCATGCGGCCCATGGCTACCTGCTGCATCAGTTCCTCTCGCCACTGAGCAACCAGCGCCGCGACCACTATGGCAGTTGTTTCGAGAACCGCATCCGCCTGACCCTGCAGGTCACCGAGGCGGTACGCAAGGCATGGCCCGAGGCGTTGCCGTTGTTCGTGCGGGTGTCGGCCACCGACTGGGTGGAGGACGGCTGGAACCCCGACGAAACCGTCGAGCTGGCGCGCCGCCTGCGCGGCCTGGGCGTCGACCTGATCGACGTTTCCTCCGGCGGCACCTCGGTCAACGCCGAGATCCCCACCGGTCCCGGCTATCAGACCCGCTTTGCCGAGCGGGTACGCAAGGAGTCGGAAATCGCCACCGGCACTGTCGGCATGATTACCGAGCCCGCCCAGGCCGAGCACATCCTGCGCACCGGCCAGGCCGATGTGATCTTCCTTGCCCGCGAGCTACTACGCGACCCGTACTGGCCGCTGCACGCCGATGATGACCTCGGCGGCAACAAGGCCACCTGGCCGGCCCAGTACCAGCGGGCCACCAGCCGAGCCAACCCGATCCACGAGTCGGACCTGCGCGACTGA
- the recJ gene encoding single-stranded-DNA-specific exonuclease RecJ, producing MHIEPRPLPSPLPLLGNLPPLLTRLYAARGVQSAVELDKSLARLLPYQQLKGIEAAVDLLVEALDLRQRILIVGDFDADGATASTVGMLGLRLLGAAHVDYLVPNRFEYGYGLTPEIVEVALQRQPQLLITVDNGISSVEGVAAAKAAGLKVLVTDHHLPGEQLPDADAIVNPNQPGCGFPSKSLAGVGVIFYVLMALRARLRSLGRYETQAQPNIGELLDLVALGSVADVVPLDANNRILVHQGLERIRAGRARPGLKAILEVARRDHRRITSTDLGFILGPRLNAAGRLDDMSLGIECLLCDDAALALDMAQQLDGLNQDRKSIEQGMQREALAQLKDLPVESMPYGLCLFDADWHQGVIGILASRLKERYHRPTIAFADAGEGMLKGSARSVAGLHIRDALDAVAARHPALISKFGGHAMAAGLSLPAEHFPAFAEAFDEEVRRQLREEDLTGRLLSDGTLAVEEFHLDLARALRNAGPWGQHFPEPLFHGVFQLVEQRVVGERHLKVVLKSECGSVRLDGIAFGIDREVWPNPTVRWVELAYKLDVNEFRGNESVQLMIAHMEAR from the coding sequence ATGCATATCGAACCCCGCCCCCTGCCATCGCCCCTGCCGTTGCTGGGCAACCTGCCACCGTTGCTGACCCGCTTGTACGCCGCCCGTGGTGTGCAGTCGGCGGTCGAACTGGACAAGAGCCTGGCGCGGCTGCTGCCGTACCAGCAGCTCAAGGGCATCGAGGCGGCGGTGGACCTGCTGGTCGAGGCCTTGGACCTGCGCCAGCGCATCCTCATCGTAGGCGACTTCGACGCCGACGGCGCCACGGCCAGCACCGTGGGCATGCTTGGCCTGCGTCTGCTGGGCGCGGCCCATGTCGACTACCTGGTGCCCAACCGTTTCGAGTACGGCTATGGCTTGACCCCGGAGATCGTCGAGGTTGCCTTGCAGCGCCAGCCGCAGCTGTTGATCACCGTGGACAACGGTATTTCCAGTGTCGAGGGCGTGGCGGCGGCCAAGGCGGCGGGGCTCAAGGTGCTGGTCACCGACCACCACTTGCCGGGCGAGCAGTTGCCGGACGCGGACGCCATCGTCAATCCGAACCAGCCGGGCTGCGGCTTCCCGAGCAAGTCCCTGGCTGGAGTCGGGGTGATTTTCTATGTGCTGATGGCATTGCGGGCTCGCTTGCGCAGCCTGGGCCGCTACGAAACGCAGGCGCAGCCGAACATCGGCGAGTTGCTCGACCTGGTGGCCCTGGGCAGTGTCGCCGACGTGGTGCCGCTGGATGCCAACAACCGGATCCTTGTGCATCAGGGCCTGGAGCGTATCCGCGCCGGCCGTGCGCGGCCGGGGCTCAAGGCCATTCTCGAAGTGGCCCGGCGTGATCACCGGCGTATCACTTCCACCGACCTGGGCTTCATCCTCGGCCCTCGGCTCAATGCGGCCGGGCGGTTGGACGACATGAGCCTGGGTATCGAGTGCCTGTTGTGCGATGACGCGGCGCTGGCGCTGGACATGGCCCAGCAGCTCGATGGCCTGAACCAGGACCGCAAGTCCATCGAGCAGGGCATGCAGCGCGAGGCGCTGGCCCAGCTCAAGGACTTGCCGGTGGAGTCCATGCCTTACGGCCTGTGCCTGTTCGATGCGGATTGGCACCAGGGGGTGATTGGCATTCTGGCCTCACGCCTGAAGGAGCGTTACCACCGCCCGACCATTGCTTTCGCCGATGCAGGGGAGGGCATGCTCAAGGGGTCGGCGCGGTCGGTGGCGGGGCTGCATATTCGTGATGCGCTGGATGCGGTGGCGGCGCGGCACCCGGCGTTGATCAGCAAGTTTGGCGGGCACGCCATGGCGGCGGGTTTGTCGCTGCCGGCCGAGCATTTCCCGGCGTTTGCCGAGGCCTTCGATGAGGAGGTTCGGCGCCAGCTGCGCGAAGAGGACCTGACTGGGCGGTTGCTGTCGGATGGCACGTTGGCGGTGGAGGAGTTCCACCTGGACCTGGCGCGGGCCCTGCGCAATGCCGGGCCTTGGGGGCAGCACTTTCCCGAGCCGTTGTTCCATGGGGTGTTCCAGCTGGTCGAGCAGCGGGTCGTGGGAGAGCGGCACTTGAAGGTGGTGCTCAAGAGCGAGTGCGGGTCGGTGCGGCTGGATGGGATTGCCTTCGGGATCGACCGGGAGGTGTGGCCGAACCCTACCGTGCGTTGGGTGGAGTTGGCTTACAAGCTGGATGTGAATGAGTTTCGTGGGAATGAGAGTGTGCAGTTGATGATTGCGCATATGGAGGCGCGGTAG
- a CDS encoding YaeQ family protein has translation MAQPSTTYKFELNLTDLDRNVYENVKQTIARHPSETEERMAVRLLAYALWYNENLAFGRGLSDVDEAAVWEKSLDDRILHWIEVGQPDADRLTWCSRRTERTSLLAYGSLRVWETKVLGAVKGLKNLNVAAVPQEVLETLATDMPRAIKWDVMISEGTVFVTDDRGQHEVQLQWLLGERG, from the coding sequence ATGGCCCAGCCGTCCACCACCTACAAGTTCGAACTGAATCTGACCGACCTCGACCGCAACGTGTACGAGAACGTCAAGCAGACCATCGCCCGTCACCCTTCGGAAACCGAAGAGCGCATGGCCGTGCGCCTGCTGGCCTATGCCCTGTGGTACAACGAAAACCTGGCGTTCGGCCGGGGCTTGTCGGATGTCGATGAAGCGGCAGTATGGGAAAAGAGCCTGGACGATCGCATCCTGCACTGGATCGAAGTCGGCCAGCCCGACGCCGATCGCCTGACCTGGTGTTCGCGCCGCACCGAACGCACCAGCCTGCTGGCCTATGGCAGCCTGCGGGTCTGGGAAACCAAGGTGCTCGGCGCGGTCAAGGGCCTGAAGAACCTCAACGTCGCCGCCGTGCCGCAAGAGGTGCTGGAGACCCTGGCCACTGATATGCCGCGTGCTATCAAGTGGGACGTGATGATCAGCGAAGGCACGGTGTTCGTCACCGACGACCGTGGCCAGCACGAAGTGCAACTGCAGTGGCTGCTCGGCGAGCGCGGCTGA
- a CDS encoding CaiB/BaiF CoA transferase family protein has product MPTPSKPLAGLKVIELGTLIAGPFASRICAEFGAEVIKVESPDGGDPLRKWRKLYEGTSLWWFVQARNKQSLTLNLKHPEGREVLKRLLAEADILIENFRPGVLEKLGLGWDVLHALNPRLVMVRLSGFGQTGPMKDQPGFGAVGESMGGLRYITGFEDRPPVRTGISIGDSIAALWGVIGALMALRHREVNGGQGQVVDVALYEAIFAMMESMVPEFDVFGFIRERTGNIMPGITPSSIHTTCDGRHVQIGANGDAIFKRFMQAIGRDDLANDAALASNDGRDARRDELYGVIDRWANSLPLNEVMQTLNDAQVPASRIYSAEDMLGDPQFLAREMFLQARLPDGKPFKMPGIVPKLSDTPGSAEWIGPTLGEHTNALLTDLGYDAATIARLRADGVL; this is encoded by the coding sequence ATGCCCACGCCCAGCAAGCCACTCGCCGGCCTGAAAGTCATTGAACTCGGCACCCTGATCGCCGGCCCGTTCGCCTCGCGCATCTGCGCCGAATTCGGCGCCGAGGTGATCAAGGTCGAGTCGCCTGACGGCGGCGACCCGCTGCGCAAATGGCGCAAGTTGTATGAAGGCACCTCGCTGTGGTGGTTCGTCCAGGCGCGCAACAAGCAGTCGCTGACCCTCAACCTCAAGCACCCAGAAGGTCGCGAAGTGCTCAAGCGCCTGCTCGCCGAGGCCGACATCCTGATCGAGAACTTCCGCCCCGGCGTGCTGGAGAAACTCGGCCTGGGCTGGGACGTGCTGCATGCGCTCAACCCGCGCCTGGTCATGGTGCGCCTGTCGGGCTTCGGCCAGACCGGGCCGATGAAAGACCAGCCGGGCTTTGGCGCGGTTGGCGAGTCCATGGGCGGGCTGCGCTACATCACCGGCTTCGAGGACCGCCCACCGGTGCGCACAGGCATTTCCATCGGCGACTCGATCGCCGCGCTGTGGGGCGTGATCGGCGCGCTGATGGCCCTGCGTCATCGCGAGGTCAACGGCGGCCAGGGCCAGGTGGTGGACGTGGCGCTGTACGAGGCGATCTTCGCCATGATGGAAAGCATGGTCCCGGAGTTCGACGTGTTCGGCTTCATTCGCGAGCGCACCGGCAACATCATGCCCGGCATCACGCCTTCGTCCATCCACACCACGTGCGATGGTCGCCACGTGCAGATCGGCGCCAACGGCGACGCGATCTTCAAGCGCTTCATGCAGGCTATCGGCCGTGACGACCTGGCCAACGATGCCGCGCTGGCTAGCAACGACGGCCGCGATGCCCGCCGCGACGAGCTCTACGGCGTGATCGACCGCTGGGCCAACAGCCTGCCGCTGAACGAAGTCATGCAGACGCTCAACGACGCCCAGGTGCCGGCCAGCCGTATCTACAGCGCCGAAGACATGCTGGGCGACCCGCAATTCCTCGCCCGCGAGATGTTCCTCCAGGCCCGCCTGCCAGACGGCAAGCCGTTCAAGATGCCCGGTATCGTGCCCAAGCTGTCCGACACCCCGGGCTCTGCCGAATGGATCGGCCCGACCCTGGGTGAACACACCAACGCGCTGCTCACCGACCTAGGTTACGACGCCGCCACCATCGCCCGCTTGCGCGCCGACGGCGTGCTCTGA
- a CDS encoding TIGR02285 family protein, whose protein sequence is MRIAQLPALLCLLLASMHMAEAKERLLWLVRDLPPFTIFEGPSQGRGVIDQLLPQLIAQMPEYDHRIVRVNRARGIQMLQEPSFTCDPTLLWTPERARYVHFSKPSLGVLSSGLVIRKQDQALLAPFLDGEQVDLQRLLAQTQLKLGIVAERSYSVQVDQVLQQLPDSAFSRHYGNDATASLLQMQQLGRLQLVLGYWPEVRYLIQQQGGTLDDYSFHPIRGVDRYQFLHVGCSDTALGREAIAHIDQLLPDLREHSLPELYAGWLDPALQQDYLEQARHFFEPRH, encoded by the coding sequence ATGCGTATCGCGCAGCTGCCTGCCCTGCTCTGCTTGCTGCTTGCCAGCATGCACATGGCCGAAGCCAAGGAACGCCTGCTGTGGCTGGTGCGCGACCTGCCGCCGTTCACCATCTTCGAAGGCCCCTCGCAAGGGCGCGGGGTGATCGACCAACTGCTGCCGCAGCTGATCGCACAGATGCCCGAGTACGACCACCGTATTGTCCGGGTCAACCGCGCGCGCGGCATCCAGATGCTCCAGGAACCCAGCTTCACCTGTGACCCGACCTTGCTGTGGACCCCTGAGCGAGCGCGCTACGTACACTTCTCCAAGCCCTCGCTGGGCGTGCTCAGCAGCGGCCTGGTGATCCGCAAGCAGGACCAGGCGCTGCTCGCCCCCTTCCTCGATGGCGAGCAAGTGGACTTGCAGCGCTTACTGGCACAGACCCAACTGAAACTCGGCATCGTCGCCGAACGCAGCTACAGCGTGCAGGTCGACCAGGTGCTGCAGCAACTGCCCGACAGCGCCTTCAGCCGCCACTACGGCAACGACGCCACTGCCAGCCTGCTGCAGATGCAGCAGCTGGGTCGCCTGCAACTGGTGCTGGGCTACTGGCCGGAGGTGCGCTACCTGATCCAGCAGCAGGGCGGCACACTGGACGACTACAGCTTCCATCCGATCCGCGGGGTCGATCGCTACCAGTTCCTGCATGTGGGCTGCTCGGACACCGCCCTGGGCCGAGAGGCCATTGCCCACATCGATCAATTGCTGCCCGACCTGCGTGAGCACAGCCTCCCCGAGCTATACGCCGGCTGGTTGGACCCGGCGTTGCAACAGGACTACCTCGAGCAGGCCCGGCATTTCTTCGAACCCAGGCATTGA
- a CDS encoding DUF3509 domain-containing protein, producing the protein MERICRLLNDALTPYQAALGALDAGGNRQLTLYDQHGALILRRTVCARQLLEQQLLVDLVDGLHRDLQIVEGRLQPCVIAALQHRQQPQGTFA; encoded by the coding sequence ATGGAACGAATCTGCAGACTGCTCAACGATGCCCTGACCCCCTACCAGGCCGCGCTTGGCGCGCTCGATGCCGGCGGCAACCGGCAATTGACCTTGTATGACCAACACGGTGCGCTGATCCTGCGGCGTACGGTCTGTGCACGGCAGTTGCTGGAACAGCAGTTGCTGGTCGACCTGGTGGATGGCCTGCACCGTGACCTGCAGATTGTCGAAGGGCGTTTGCAGCCATGCGTGATCGCCGCGTTGCAGCATCGCCAGCAGCCCCAGGGAACCTTTGCCTGA
- a CDS encoding histidine kinase, which yields MHNLHVLIHQTRPFHQIRLHQAFNAQGLYNVRLSDDVGEIISDLARGQPADLLVLDHGMARQEALPLFARLASVASTRALLFVGQAQAGASLAHEARRHGLRVLVDVPWPRLAVALGRALDGLAQGVQRPLAKLSC from the coding sequence ATGCACAACCTTCATGTGCTTATCCATCAGACACGCCCCTTCCACCAGATCCGCCTGCACCAGGCGTTCAACGCCCAGGGGCTCTACAACGTCCGCTTGAGCGACGACGTGGGCGAGATCATCAGCGACCTGGCGCGCGGGCAGCCTGCCGACCTGCTGGTGCTCGACCATGGGATGGCGCGGCAGGAGGCCTTGCCGTTGTTCGCGCGCCTGGCGTCCGTCGCTTCGACGCGCGCGCTCCTGTTCGTCGGCCAGGCGCAAGCCGGTGCCAGCCTTGCCCATGAGGCGCGACGCCATGGCCTGCGGGTGCTGGTGGATGTGCCGTGGCCCAGACTGGCCGTGGCCTTGGGCCGGGCGCTGGATGGCCTGGCGCAGGGGGTGCAAAGGCCGCTGGCGAAACTGTCATGTTGA